The genomic window GTAAGTACATTTCGTAATGGCTAGATGGATTACCTTCAATGTCCATATCGCTTTCTTCTTCAAGTACAATTTCGTTGATGAGTCGGCGCGTCTTAGGGTTGCCGATAGGCATCCAAGGGGCGTTGGTGCTGGTCAATCCAAATTGAAGAGCTTTCAATAAAGCCATAAAGTCCCAAACCGCAAAAACGTGTTGTTCCATCAAAATGTTAAGGTCGTTGAGGTGGCGCAATTGTTGGTAAACAGGATGTTCTAATAACAACTGTCTAAGGGGTAAAATACCTTCTTTTATATCGCTTATTTTTGGATTCATTTCTTCTTGTAAATGGGTACGGAAGAACAGGCTTCTCCATACATGATACTCTTTACTACAGGTCTTAATTTGTAGGTAATAGCAATGTAAGCATACTCCACAATTTTCAAATCGCTACACCCTTTGATGATAACTCTTTTATCTTTGTAAGGGGTCACATCTAGATTCATAATTATGGGCTGAAAAAGAAAACTTTCTAATTGCTCTAAGGAGCCTCTTACAACGGTTTTGGCATGTGGCATTAGTGATGAAGCGATTAGCATATAAGCCCATACGGGCACTATGGCGTCAGCACTACAATCGATCGTAACGTGCTGATCTTGGTGTTGTGACCAA from Flavobacteriales bacterium includes these protein-coding regions:
- a CDS encoding DUF2480 family protein — encoded protein: MSGEIVNKVANSGLVNFDLEEHYPKGQRLLIDLKDWLFEGLILKEKDFRQAVNDYDWSQHQDQHVTIDCSADAIVPVWAYMLIASSLMPHAKTVVRGSLEQLESFLFQPIIMNLDVTPYKDKRVIIKGCSDLKIVEYAYIAITYKLRPVVKSIMYGEACSSVPIYKKK